Proteins encoded in a region of the Candidatus Krumholzibacteriia bacterium genome:
- a CDS encoding DinB family protein, with the protein MTSIPVASIGQILLRELDTLRTEVEAYERDEDLWKAFPGVANSGGTLALHLCGNLRHYVGFHLGGVPYVRDRAAEFSQRDLPKAEILQRIQAARDVVESTLPHLDSQRLAADFPEKVGGFTLNTADFLAHLASHLGYHLGQMDYHRRLTSTSTSSVNAVSVAALNPARKS; encoded by the coding sequence TTGACTTCGATCCCCGTGGCTTCCATCGGCCAGATCTTGTTGCGCGAGTTGGACACGCTCCGAACCGAAGTCGAGGCCTATGAGCGAGACGAGGATCTATGGAAGGCGTTCCCGGGCGTCGCCAATTCGGGTGGCACCTTGGCGCTGCACCTGTGCGGGAACTTGCGGCACTACGTCGGCTTCCATCTGGGCGGCGTCCCCTACGTGCGTGACCGAGCCGCGGAATTCAGCCAGCGGGACTTGCCAAAGGCCGAGATCCTGCAGCGAATCCAGGCCGCTCGCGACGTGGTCGAGTCGACTCTCCCCCACCTCGATTCGCAGCGTCTCGCCGCCGACTTCCCCGAGAAGGTGGGCGGGTTCACACTGAACACCGCCGACTTCCTCGCCCACCTGGCCTCGCATCTCGGCTATCACCTCGGCCAGATGGACTACCACCGCCGTCTGACCTCGACTTCCACGTCGAGTGTCAACGCCGTTTCCGTGGCCGCCCTGAATCCCGCCCGCAAGTCCTGA
- a CDS encoding YbhB/YbcL family Raf kinase inhibitor-like protein: MQNWSLSSSAFETQGRIPQRHSGDGVDLSPPLTWTSAPASCRELALIVDDPDAPSATPWVHWIVYKIPASTTALAEGIPTTRTLSQPSGAVQGTNSWRTVGYRGPAPPPGHGTHHYYFKLYALDAVLPLEAGLDKKKLLATMEGHVIGQTELIGTYSR, encoded by the coding sequence ATGCAAAACTGGAGCTTGAGTTCGAGCGCATTCGAAACGCAGGGGCGCATCCCGCAGCGGCACAGCGGCGATGGCGTCGATCTCTCACCGCCACTGACCTGGACCTCAGCGCCGGCGAGCTGTCGCGAGTTGGCGCTCATCGTCGACGACCCGGACGCACCCAGCGCTACACCGTGGGTTCATTGGATTGTGTACAAGATCCCGGCGAGCACGACGGCACTGGCCGAAGGCATCCCGACCACGCGCACGCTGTCGCAACCCTCGGGAGCCGTGCAAGGGACCAATTCCTGGCGGACCGTCGGCTACCGCGGCCCCGCACCTCCCCCTGGTCACGGCACGCACCACTACTATTTCAAGCTCTACGCTCTCGATGCGGTCCTGCCTCTCGAAGCGGGTCTGGACAAGAAAAAGTTGCTCGCCACCATGGAGGGACACGTGATCGGACAGACCGAATTGATCGGCACCTATTCGCGTTGA